The following are encoded in a window of Rosa chinensis cultivar Old Blush chromosome 4, RchiOBHm-V2, whole genome shotgun sequence genomic DNA:
- the LOC112198305 gene encoding uncharacterized protein LOC112198305, producing the protein MVLHNSAEGEEGSIRLQISDLQRLSETDSVGNTMFQPQTSIEKKESNTSASVGPLTKPTVRAPEKKLTLFALRLAVLEKAATGLGTLGFIWATVVLLGGFAITLDKTDFWFITIILLIEGTRIFSRSHELEWQHQATWSITDAGINSFRALKMSSSFIFGSIKAFFKPVLPVRKHSQRSRQTAGTNDARNLRGFNVQGKTTRTWTSSEVPLLPYAQWVFRARHISKLLYWLQLLSASACIALSLMKLIKHNYGDVEKGDTDKRNRQAALSVFYSLALAEAMLFLMEKTYCEYKVSYCKLLDEVNKECELGPSGLVSIRRFFYDAYSRCVNGSIFDGLKMDMVSFGMDLLGSNSTDEQLIGAKILCQFSMSPRYSDDTLQKIGINISVIERLVEILNWTDPDEEVIRRSAAEILSKLAGKKQNSIRVAGIPGAMESISSLLQTSRSSSGACDEISEKKTHSDHANYGLSTFNHLGLLILKKLARDHDNSGKIGNTRGLLPKIIDFTHAEEVLLKAENVTPTQLLTLKRSLQLVKRLVSTTGNTGNILRREISEIVFTISNIRDILRHGEKHPNLQLLGIEILSSLALEEEATERIGGTGGVLKELFNIFLQKEKEREEIVVTNREVITRAGEALAMLVLESRNNCHRILKLCVVDSLVVALDSPLIRINAARVLRNMCTYSGKNCFNQLKGIANAAPTVLKEIMSEEHKLKEVMVGLAPHVLSFLSPEESSLMFERARVTEAELAYELVEILRKYRHPRIKVPRIRRFAIELAIWMMKDKPSNIQIFKQLGMEKELEHVLETTAELESFNIFSGTVGMSRHNTTIHSLVETALELLTDDE; encoded by the exons ATGGTTCTGCATAATTCTGCAGAAGGCGAAGAAGGAAGCATTCGGCTGCAGATTTCTGACCTTCAGAGGCTGAGTGAGACCGACAGTGTAGGCAACACAATGTTTCAGCCACAAACTAGTATTGAGAAGAAAGAGAGCAACACTTCAGCTTCTGTTGGTCCATTAACAAAGCCAACAGTTCGTGCACCTGAAAAGAAGCTGACCCTTTTCGCTCTCCGCCTAGCAGTGCTCGAAAAAGCAGCAACCGGCCTTGGAACTCTCGGTTTCATCTGGGCCACGGTTGTTCTTCTTGGCGGTTTTGCTATTACTTTGGACAAAACAGACTTCTGGTTCATCACCATCATTTTGTTGATTGAAGGGACTCGGATTTTCAGCAGGAGCCATGAGCTTGAGTGGCAGCATCAAGCCACATGGTCCATCACTGATGCTGGGATCAACAGCTTTCGAGCATTGAAAATGAGCTCGAGCTTCATATTTGGGAGCATCAAGGCTTTTTTCAAGCCTGTTCTACCAGTCAGGAAGCATAGTCAACGCAGTAGACAGACTGCAGGGACTAATGATGCAAGAAACTTGAGAGGTTTCAATGTTCAAGGAAAGACTACTCGGACTTGGACAAGCTCAGAAGTCCCTCTCCTTCCATATGCTCAATGGGTTTTTCGGGCGAGACACATCAGCAAATTGCTCTATTGGCTTCAGCTTTTATCAGCTTCAGCTTGTATTGCTCTCTCATTGATGAAGCTCATAAAACACAACTATGGTGATGTGGAGAAAGGAGACACTGACAAGAGGAACCGGCAAGCTGCTCTGAGTGTTTTCTATTCCTTGGCCTTGGCAGAAGCTATGCTGTTTTTGATGGAGAAGACTTACTGTGAGTACAAGGTGAGCTACTGTAAACTTTTGGACGAGGTGAACAAGGAGTGTGAGTTAGGCCCTTCAGGTTTGGTTTCGATTAGAAGGTTTTTCTATGATGCCTATTCTAGATGTGTCAATGGAAGCATTTTTGATGGCTTGAAGATGGATATGGTCTCTTTTGGCATGGACCTATTGGGTTCAAATTCCACAGATGAGCAGCTTATTGGAGCTAAAATTCTTTGCCAATTCTCTATGAGCCCCCGGTATTCGGATGACACCTTACAGAAGATAGGGATAAATATATCAGTTATAGAAAGATTGGTTGAGATACTGAATTGGACTGATCCAGATGAAGAAGTGATTAGAAGATCGGCTGCAGAAATACTGTCAAAACTGGCTGGCAAGAAGCAGAACTCTATCCGAGTAGCTGGAATTCCTGGTGCAATGGAATCAATTTCATCTCTGCTCCAAACCAGCAGAAGCTCAAGTGGTGCATGTGATGAAATCAGTGAAAAGAAAACTCATTCTGATCATGCTAACTATGGTTTGTCGACATTCAATCATTTAGGCCTGCTTATTTTGAAGAAACTTGCGCGTGATCACGATAACTCTGGCAAGATTGGAAACACAAGAGGCCTCCTGCCAAAGATCATAGACTTCACACATGCTGAGGAGGTGTTGCTCAAGGCAGAAAATGTTACACCAACTCAGCTACTGACGCTGAAGCGATCGTTGCAATTGGTGAAGAGGCTTGTAAGCACAACAGGCAACACAGGAAATATTCTCCGCAGAGAGATTTCGGAGATAGTTTTCACAATCAGCAATATCAGAGATATCTTGAGGCATGGTGAGAAGCATCCAAACCTGCAATTATTGGGTATTGAAATCTTATCTAGTCTAGcactggaagaggaagcaacagaGAGAATAGGAGGAACAGGTGGAGTGCTTAAGGAGTTGTTCAACATTTTCcttcaaaaggaaaaagaaagggagGAAATTGTGGTCACTAATAGAGAGGTAATAACTAGAGCTGGGGAAGCTCTAGCAATGCTGGTATTAGAAAGCAGGAACAACTGTCATCGTATCTTGAAGTTGTGTGTAGTGGATAGCCTTGTTGTAGCTCTTGATTCTCCATTGATTCGCATCAATGCTGCTAGAGTTTTGAGGAACATGTGCACATACAGTGGCAAAAACTGTTTCAACCAGCTCAAGGGAATTGCAAATGCAGCACCTACA GTGCTCAAGGAAATCATGTCAGAAGAGCACAAACTAAAGGAAGTAATGGTTGGCCTAGCTCCACATGTTCTGTCATTCTTGTCTCCTGAAGAATCAAGTCTCATGTTTGAGAGAGCTAGAGTTACAGAGGCAGAACTAGCTTATGAATTAGTCGAGATTCTGAGGAAGTACAGACACCCACGAATTAAAGTTCCAAGAATAAGGAGGTTTGCCATAGAGCTGGCTATTTGGATGATGAAAGACAAAccttcaaatattcaaatattcAAGCAATTGGGGATGGAAAAGGAGCTCGAACATGTGCTAGAGACCACAGCCGAGTTGGAAAGCTTCAACATTTTCTCTGGTACTGTGGGAATGAGCAGGCACAATACTACAATTCACTCATTGGTAGAAACTGCTTTAGAGTTGTTAACTGATGATGAATGA